Within Plasmodium cynomolgi strain B DNA, scaffold: 0420, whole genome shotgun sequence, the genomic segment TTAAAactttattaattatttttattttgtttttctattttttaccatattttatttaaaaataattcattcaatatattattctttatgtatatatataataactaatattttgtaaaatatatagaaattAATCCTACAAGATTtaactttatataaattatatgatgtattaaatagaaaaataattgaagATAATGATATTTCTTATTGCAAGGCTAGGCAAATGAGTTTTTGAAGGTTATAATGATCTTTATGAGTTGTGTAAAATGTTtgaaaagaatttaatgACATTACCCACAATTATGAGTGCAGAAAgagataaaaaagaacaatgcagatatttaatattttggttaaatgatgaaatgagaaaaagtttaatttatataataaggaTCCTACCTTCGATAAAAATCGTATTATGCtaggatttttttctgtatcaAGTAGGATTAATGCTGCATTGTCAAATAATAAgtgtgaatatatatatgatccTAACATTGACCTTgaattatggaaaaattggaaagatttatatgattatttaaGAGATCAAAAGGAAATAGAAGGAAAAATCAATTCTGACagttatttatgtaaaatatatccacactatttttcttatattaaaGGGATATatgagaaatataaaatggaATGCTgttcaaataaaattagaaagTGTCCTAAAGGTATTGATTTTGAAGAATGGTGTActgggaaaaatattttaacagaATTAGAATGTAAGCATACTCAAAAAGTTCCTGAACATGGTGAACAACCTTCAGAAAGAGATTCTGCACATTCAGCGGAGGCAGCAGATTCGAGGTCTCATTCTCCCATTGCAGAAATTGCATTATCCGCTCAAAATCGTTCCATACATAATGCAGATATAACGTCCAATAAAGAAAATGCTTACATTATTCCTTCAgttgttttttctgttgtTGGAGGATCTTCAGTGCTTTACCTATtgtataaagtaaatataaatttttatttaaaattataaatattttgtattaaccTTAACATTTCGTTATATAATAACAGTTGTACGTATTATTA encodes:
- a CDS encoding hypothetical protein (putative), yielding INAALSNNKCEYIYDPNIDLELWKNWKDLYDYLRDQKEIEGKINSDSYLCKIYPHYFSYIKGIYEKYKMECCSNKIRKCPKGIDFEEWCTGKNILTELECKHTQKVPEHGEQPSERDSAHSAEAADSRSHSPIAEIALSAQNRSIHNADITSNKENAYIIPSVVFSVVGGSSVLYLLYKVNINFYLKL